DNA sequence from the Sulfurimonas sp. HSL3-1 genome:
CGGTAAAGCTCTCCGGCGAATACTCCAGCGTGATCTCGCCGTCAAAAGAAGCCGCACGGCTCTTGACCATGTCGACGCCTTCGAGCGCGAGGGCGGTGATGTCGTCCTGCTCTTTTTTGAAGACGATCTTGCGCTGGGCCGTCGACGTCGAGTTGTACAGGTGCACGATCGCCTTTTTAACGCCCTGGAGCGCCTCGAAAGTTTTGTCGATCAGGTGCTCTCTGGCCTGGACGAGCACCTGGATGGTGACGTCGTCCGGGATCAGCCCTCGCTCGACCAGGGTCCGCAAAAAGTCGAATTCGACCTTGGATGCGGAGGGGAAGCCCACCTCGATATGTTTAAATCCGAGTTTGAGCAGGAGGTCGAATAGTTCAAGTTTTTGATCCAGATTCATCGGAGTCACCAGCGCCTGGTTGCCGTCGCGCAGGTCGACGCTGCACCACAGAGGCGCTTTGTCGATGGTGTTGTCCGGCCACTGGCGTTGTGGCAAATCAATCTTGGGGTATGGGCGGTATTTACCGCTTTGAGCATTTTTCATATGCTCCTCCTTGAACTAAAATAGTCGATCTCCTGCTAGAAATCGTGCGCAATTATAGCAAAACTGTCGGCGGGTTCGGGTTCACGGCAGCACAGGGGTGCACTTGCTCAGGCAGTCGTAAAGTTTTCGGGGGTCAGGGGAGGGGGAGCTCCAGGCGGAAGATGGCGCCGCGCTTCGCGTTTTCGACGGTCAGCGAGCCCTGCATCTTCTGGGCGATCTGGGTGCTCATATAGAGCCCGATACCCGTGCCCTTGTCGTCGCGCTTGGTCGTGAAGTTCGGTTTGAAGATCTCTTCGAGCAGTTCCGGGTCGATCCCGCCGGCGCTGTCCTCGACCTCGATGTAGATATGTCCGCCTTTTTTGTAGAAGCGGATCAGAATCTCCCGCACGCTGCTTTCGCGCTCGATGAAGGCGTCTTTGGCGTTGGCGAGCAGGTTGAGCAGCAGGTGCTTGAACTCGTTCTCGATCCCGCTGACGATGATCTCGCGCCCCTCTTCGACGGTAACGGCGATATTGTTGCGGAGCATCTCGTCATGCACCAGCAGCAGGACCGACTGGGTACAGCGCTTCAGCCCGAAGGGGCCGCTCTCCTTGTCGGGGCGGAAGAAGGTGCGGAACTCGCTCAGCGTCGAGACCATGTGGGTAATCTGCTCCTGGATGTCCTCGACGAACTTTTCGACGTATTCCAGGGTAACGTCCCCGGCTTCAAAATCCATCTTGAGCAGGTCACCGTACATGCTGAGCGCATTCAGCGGCTGTTTCCACTGGTGGGCGACGGCATCCATCATTTCGCCCATGGCCGCCATCTTCGCCTGGTTCTGCAGCACTTTTTCGCGCTCCAGGCGTTTATCGATCTCTTCAAGGACCCGCGACTCCAGCATCTGCTCGCGTGTGGTACCTTCGGTCGTATAGCTTGCGATCAGGAGTTCGATCTTCTCGCGCAACCCGTTGTCACACTGTGTTGAGAGGGCAAGGATGTCTTCGATAAGTGTCTGGGTCTTTGGCGCTTTCACTCGTTCCTGTCTTTGCATTAAATAATGTTTAGAATATATGATTTATTTATAGCGAAACTAGGATAAAGGGGGGCTGATTTTAGCGGAAAAAAACAAGAGGGGTTTACCCCCGTAACAGGGGGTATGTGATTAGCACATGTAAGTTGTTTTGAATTCGTAGGCAGTCGGGCGACCTTCGTCCGGCCAGACGTCACGTTCAAATTTGTAGTGCTGGTATGTCGTGATGAATTCATCCGTAAAGACCGGCTTGAGGAACTCGTTGTCGGCGATAAGGGCTTCCAGCGCTTCGCGGAGGGTATGCGGCATCTGCGGGATACCTTTTTCGCGGATCTCGTCCAGCGTCAGTTCGAAGAGGTCTTCGTCCATCGGACCGACCGGAACTTCTTTGCTCTTGATACCGTCGAGGCCGGCCATCATCATGACGGCGAAGGCAAGGTACGGACATGCAGTAGAGTCCGGGAAGCGCATTTCGATACGCGTCGCTTTTTCGCCCGCACCGTACGGGATACGGCAGGAAGCGGAGCGGTTCTGGCTGGAGAACGTCAGGATGCTCGGTGCTTCGAAGCCCGGGATCAGACGCTTGTAAGAGTTCGTAGAAGCGTTGGTGAACGCCGCAACGGCTTTCGCGTGTTTGAAGATACCGCCAACGTAGTTGAGTGCCGTATCGGAGAGGTTACCGTAGTTACCCTCTTTGTAGAAGAGGTTCTTGCCGTCTTTCCACAGGGACTGGTGCGTGTGCATACCGTTACCGTTGTCGCCGAAGAGCGGCTTCGGCATGAACGTCGCCGTTTTGCCGTTGAGGTGTGCGACCATTTTGACGACGTACTTGTATTTCTGGACGTTGTCGGCTGCACCGATGATGTCGGAGAAGACGACACCGATTTCGCCCTGGCCCTGGGCAACTTCGTGGTGGCCGAGGGTGACTTCGAGACCGATCTGCTCGAGGACCATCATCATTTCCGCACGCAGGTCGACCATGGAGTCAGTCGGCGCTACCGGGAAGTAACCGCCTTTTGTCCCCGGGCGGTGACCGGTGTTGTACGTCTCTTCGAAACGGGTGTTGGAGTTCCACTCACCCTCTTCGGAGTCGACACGGTATCCCGCTTCGTTGATGGAGTCGACAAAGTGAACTTCGTCGAAGATGAAGAATTCGTTCTCAGGACCGAAGTATGCTGCATCGGCGATACCGAGCTCTTCAGCGTGCTTGAGGGCTTTTTTCGCGATGGAACGCGGGCATTTTTCGTACATTTCACCTTTGTAGATGTCATAGACGTCACAGAAAAGGATGATGGTCGGATCTGCAGTAAACGGGTCGAGGAAGGCTGTCGGCACGTCTGCTTTGAGGAGCATGTCGGAGCGGTTGATCGGCTGCCATGCTTCGATGGAAGAACCGTCGAAAGGGAATCCGTTTGTAAGATTATCGGCGTTGACGGCGCTCATGCGGTAAGTGAGGTGGTGCCATGCACCTTTGATGTCCGTGAAACGAAGGTCGACAAACTGGACGTCGTTCTCTTCACAGTATTTAAAGAACTCGTCAATGCTGTTAACGAATTTTCCCATTGATTTCTCCTGTTGTGAAAGTTTGCGGTAAGTATAGCCGAATGTCCTTTACGCTAGCGAAAGAGGTGTGATTAAAAATTAGTCAATTTGTCGCTTTTTGTAGGGGGAAGGGGAGTAAATGCGCTGTTACAGCGCGACGCTGTAGGGCTTTCTGTTACGGAAGTATACACATTCCGTATACCCCGTTTCGCGGGCGAGGGCCTCTGCCTCATCTCTGAACAGGCCGATCTGCCCCGGCGTGTGGGCGTCGGAACCGAAGGTGACGGGGATGCCGCGCTCGAAGGCGGCTCGCAGCAGGTCCGGGGAGGGGTAGGCTTCGGCAACGGGCTTGCGGTAGCCCGCCACGTTGATCTCCATCGTCATCCCCGCCGCGGCGACGGCATCGAGGGCAGGAGACGCGATGGAGACGATGTCGCGTTTGGGCATGAACTTGAACACTTTGATAAGGTCGAGGTGGCCGACGATATCAAAGAGGCCGCTTTTGGCCATCGCCTCGACCTGTTCGAAATAGCGCTCCCAGATGACATCGATATCCTCGTGCTCGTACTGCCCGATGAATTCGGGATTGTCGAACCCCCACTCGTCCAGGAAGTGCACGGAGCCGATCAGGTAGTCGACATCGGCACTCAGAACGCGCGTGTCCATATGGCCCTCGAGGTAATCGACCTCGTAGCCGAAGAGAATGTCGATCTTCCCCTCATACTTTTCCCTCGCGTCCATGACCATCCCGTGGTACTGCTCCATCTCTTCGAACTTCATACGGTATTTGGGGTCGAAATCCATCGGCGCGTGGTCGGAAAAACCGAAAACGTCGATACCCGCGGCGACGGCCGCGGCGACGTATTCGTCCACCGAGCCTTCGGCGTGGTTGCAGAGTGAGGTGTGGTTGTGCAGGTCGATTTTCATAGCTTGATTCCCATATTAATTGTGTATTATAGGCTGAGAACCAAGAAGGTCGGGTAAAATACGCAAAAAGATTCAAAGAAAAAAGAATGCATAAAGTTGAACTACTCTCCCCGGCGGGCAACCTGGAGAAATTGAAGATCGCGATCGACTTCGGGGCCGATGCCGTCTACGGCGGCGTCAGCCACTTTTCCCTGCGGATCCGTTCGGGCAAAGAATTTACGATGGAGAGCTTCAAAGAGGGGATCGACTATGCCCATGCGCGGGGCAGAAAGGTCTATGCGACCATCAACGGATTCCCCTTCAACTCCCAGCTGAATCTGCTGGAGAAACACATCCTCGCGATGGCGGCGCTGGAACCGGACGCCTTTATCGTCGCGACACCGGGCGTGCTGCAGCTGGCGCACAAACTCGCCCCGCAGATCCCGCTGCACCTCTCCACTCAGGCCAACGTCATGAATGTGCTCGATGCGAAAGTCTACTACGAGATGGGGGCGCGCCGCATCATCGCCGCCCGGGAGATTTCGCTCAAAGACCTCAAGCAGATCAAAGCGGAGCTGCCGGACCTCGAACTCGAGGTGTTCGTCCACGGCTCGATGTGTTTCGCCTACAGCGGCCGCTGCCTTATCTCGACCGTGCAGAGCGGCCGGGTCCCCAACCGCGGCAGCTGCGCCAACGACTGCCGCTTCCCCTATGAGCTCTACGCAGCCAACCCGGAGACGGGAACGCTGTTCCGGCTGGAAGAGGACCCGGGCATCGGCACCTACATTATGAACTCGAAAGACCTCAACCTCGCTTCGCACATCAAGGAGATCCTCGATGCCGGGGCGGTCGACTCGCTGAAGATCGAGGGGC
Encoded proteins:
- a CDS encoding sensor histidine kinase, translated to MQRQERVKAPKTQTLIEDILALSTQCDNGLREKIELLIASYTTEGTTREQMLESRVLEEIDKRLEREKVLQNQAKMAAMGEMMDAVAHQWKQPLNALSMYGDLLKMDFEAGDVTLEYVEKFVEDIQEQITHMVSTLSEFRTFFRPDKESGPFGLKRCTQSVLLLVHDEMLRNNIAVTVEEGREIIVSGIENEFKHLLLNLLANAKDAFIERESSVREILIRFYKKGGHIYIEVEDSAGGIDPELLEEIFKPNFTTKRDDKGTGIGLYMSTQIAQKMQGSLTVENAKRGAIFRLELPLP
- the glnA gene encoding type I glutamate--ammonia ligase, encoding MGKFVNSIDEFFKYCEENDVQFVDLRFTDIKGAWHHLTYRMSAVNADNLTNGFPFDGSSIEAWQPINRSDMLLKADVPTAFLDPFTADPTIILFCDVYDIYKGEMYEKCPRSIAKKALKHAEELGIADAAYFGPENEFFIFDEVHFVDSINEAGYRVDSEEGEWNSNTRFEETYNTGHRPGTKGGYFPVAPTDSMVDLRAEMMMVLEQIGLEVTLGHHEVAQGQGEIGVVFSDIIGAADNVQKYKYVVKMVAHLNGKTATFMPKPLFGDNGNGMHTHQSLWKDGKNLFYKEGNYGNLSDTALNYVGGIFKHAKAVAAFTNASTNSYKRLIPGFEAPSILTFSSQNRSASCRIPYGAGEKATRIEMRFPDSTACPYLAFAVMMMAGLDGIKSKEVPVGPMDEDLFELTLDEIREKGIPQMPHTLREALEALIADNEFLKPVFTDEFITTYQHYKFERDVWPDEGRPTAYEFKTTYMC
- a CDS encoding histidinol-phosphatase HisJ family protein — translated: MKIDLHNHTSLCNHAEGSVDEYVAAAVAAGIDVFGFSDHAPMDFDPKYRMKFEEMEQYHGMVMDAREKYEGKIDILFGYEVDYLEGHMDTRVLSADVDYLIGSVHFLDEWGFDNPEFIGQYEHEDIDVIWERYFEQVEAMAKSGLFDIVGHLDLIKVFKFMPKRDIVSIASPALDAVAAAGMTMEINVAGYRKPVAEAYPSPDLLRAAFERGIPVTFGSDAHTPGQIGLFRDEAEALARETGYTECVYFRNRKPYSVAL
- a CDS encoding peptidase U32 family protein encodes the protein MHKVELLSPAGNLEKLKIAIDFGADAVYGGVSHFSLRIRSGKEFTMESFKEGIDYAHARGRKVYATINGFPFNSQLNLLEKHILAMAALEPDAFIVATPGVLQLAHKLAPQIPLHLSTQANVMNVLDAKVYYEMGARRIIAAREISLKDLKQIKAELPDLELEVFVHGSMCFAYSGRCLISTVQSGRVPNRGSCANDCRFPYELYAANPETGTLFRLEEDPGIGTYIMNSKDLNLASHIKEILDAGAVDSLKIEGRTKASYYAAITAKAYRMAIDDYYAGLEPSERYQEELNTMQNRGFTDAYLVNRPFEKHDTQSLDFTMQMGTHQVSGMVTEDGGHFLCKYTTRPGDEAEIVAPWDAVLSPYENEYGSIFERDGRWYVRFNKLVAENGREWDAVHSGNVNPIVLPGALPQYSFLRIPADGIDQSPPV